In Danaus plexippus unplaced genomic scaffold, MEX_DaPlex mxdp_38, whole genome shotgun sequence, a single window of DNA contains:
- the LOC133320602 gene encoding DNA-binding protein HEXBP-like, translated as MVGWVSARVVLLAARPRRCFRCFDTGHVAAKCQHPEDRSRRCFRCGTSGHKAAECEAAPNCFVCEAAGKTERAHVLGASGCVARPSLPGTTAESRRAPRKARTKKPKANGGGGAVPAPPAMELDA; from the coding sequence ATGGTCGGCTGGGTGTCGGCGAGGGTGGTGCTGCTGGCCGCGAGGCCTAGGCGCTGCTTCCGCTGTTTTGACACCGGCCACGTGGCGGCGAAGTGCCAGCACCCGGAGGACCGTAGCCGGAGATGTTTCCGGTGCGGGACTTCGGGTCACAAGGCGGCTGAGTGCGAGGCAGCGCCAAACTGCTTCGTGTGCGAGGCTGCCGGCAAAACAGAGAGGGCACACGTGCTGGGGGCAAGCGGCTGCGTTGCAAGGCCGTCTCTCCCCGGCACGACAGCCGAATCGAGAAGGGCGCCAAGGAAGGCCCGGACTAAAAAGCCCAAGGCCAATGGCGGAGGAGGGGCGGTTCCCGCCCCGCCTGCCATGGAATTGGACGCCTAG